One window of Mediterraneibacter butyricigenes genomic DNA carries:
- a CDS encoding PL29 family lyase N-terminal domain-containing protein yields the protein MKKQIWSILLLLCIALCFMPMPVVYASDFTGWTKLTDEYSGKSLESGNYYLDSDVTLSDTITIKENKTVTIDLNGHVLQKSGGTLFDLHSGSRVIYGDDISYISGVKLTIQDSNPNSGHDDSSIPVGGAICGAEIDASTAAYDQTAVSINMTGGSFGKGASLNLERHASFMISGTARFTNDTSLTNKGKIYANGGRLDCEVSNRGTICNTATSITSFYGEIKNIGTASIKAVVSGGIYYGALQDGMTVGKTVTYRNGDAVFAIQVLPSGGRAASLEAPGNTGNVFVFTGWRKADGTGFDFSTAITDDLTLNAGWLDPASVGEKGDKGDKGDKGDKGDTGAAGQDGITPQLKIGEDNYWYVSYDDGQTWTSLNVKANGEKGDAGEKGETGEKGEDGLIPYIGENGHWWLDDVDTGVQASVKGDTGKSGIDGKDGEKGDTGTAGTNGKDGEKGDTGTSGTNGKNGADGIGIAQIKINENGELLISLTNGTTLNLGKVTGDDAKDGQDGLTPYIGENGHWWIGEKDTGVQAEASGNTGNSPVIIIIGAVAGLALLWCIVLSVVLYHALKKKADFIE from the coding sequence ATGAAAAAACAAATCTGGAGTATCCTGCTTCTATTGTGTATTGCATTGTGCTTTATGCCAATGCCCGTGGTATACGCGTCAGACTTTACCGGCTGGACAAAACTGACAGACGAGTATAGTGGAAAGAGTCTGGAAAGTGGTAATTATTATCTGGACAGTGATGTAACGCTTTCCGATACGATCACTATTAAGGAGAACAAAACGGTTACGATTGATCTGAACGGACATGTGTTGCAAAAATCAGGTGGCACATTGTTTGATTTACACTCGGGATCACGTGTTATTTACGGCGACGATATCAGTTATATCTCCGGAGTGAAATTAACCATTCAGGACAGCAATCCCAATTCCGGTCATGATGATTCATCAATTCCTGTAGGTGGTGCAATTTGCGGCGCTGAGATTGATGCAAGTACGGCTGCTTATGATCAAACTGCTGTTTCGATCAATATGACCGGAGGTAGCTTTGGCAAAGGTGCTTCTTTAAATCTGGAGCGTCATGCTTCATTTATGATAAGCGGTACGGCCAGATTTACAAATGATACCTCTTTGACAAACAAAGGAAAGATCTATGCGAACGGCGGCAGATTAGATTGTGAAGTCAGTAACCGGGGAACCATCTGCAATACAGCTACGTCTATCACTTCTTTTTACGGAGAAATAAAAAATATAGGGACTGCGAGCATTAAAGCTGTCGTGAGCGGCGGAATATACTATGGTGCTCTTCAAGATGGAATGACCGTCGGAAAAACAGTTACTTATAGGAATGGCGATGCCGTATTTGCAATTCAGGTTCTTCCGTCAGGCGGCAGAGCCGCTTCTCTTGAAGCACCTGGAAATACCGGAAATGTATTTGTATTCACGGGATGGAGAAAAGCAGATGGCACAGGGTTTGATTTCAGCACAGCTATTACGGACGATCTGACATTGAATGCCGGCTGGCTTGACCCTGCTTCCGTTGGAGAAAAGGGTGACAAAGGAGACAAGGGTGATAAAGGTGATAAAGGCGATACCGGTGCCGCAGGACAGGACGGCATAACACCACAGTTGAAAATCGGTGAGGATAATTACTGGTATGTTTCCTATGACGATGGTCAGACCTGGACTTCTCTTAATGTGAAAGCAAACGGCGAGAAAGGGGATGCCGGTGAAAAGGGAGAGACTGGAGAAAAAGGAGAAGATGGTCTTATTCCATATATCGGAGAGAATGGTCACTGGTGGCTGGATGATGTTGATACTGGTGTACAAGCGTCTGTCAAAGGTGATACCGGTAAGTCAGGTATCGATGGGAAAGATGGCGAAAAAGGAGACACTGGTACAGCAGGAACCAATGGGAAAGATGGCGAAAAAGGAGATACAGGCACATCCGGTACTAATGGAAAAAACGGGGCTGACGGAATCGGGATTGCCCAAATAAAGATCAATGAAAATGGTGAACTTCTCATCAGCCTGACAAATGGAACCACACTCAATCTCGGAAAAGTAACCGGAGATGATGCGAAAGACGGACAGGATGGCCTGACTCCATATATCGGAGAGAATGGTCACTGGTGGATCGGTGAAAAAGATACCGGGGTACAGGCTGAAGCTTCTGGAAATACCGGAAATTCACCTGTAATTATTATCATCGGCGCAGTGGCAGGACTGGCACTTCTGTGGTGTATTGTATTGTCAGTCGTCTTGTATCATGCACTGAAAAAGAAAGCAGATTTTATTGAATAA
- a CDS encoding Hsp20/alpha crystallin family protein, translating into MMMPSIFGENLFDDFMNDFAFPAFPDVDKTLYGKHAKNLMKTDVKEKEDGFQVDIDLPGFKKDEIQIELHDGTVTVSAEKGLDKDEQDKDGKYIRRERYAGGMSRSFYVGEHITEADIHPKYENGILSFFVPKAKEQAVEEKKHYISIEG; encoded by the coding sequence ATGATGATGCCTAGTATTTTTGGAGAAAACTTATTTGATGATTTTATGAACGATTTTGCTTTTCCGGCTTTCCCGGATGTTGACAAAACTTTGTATGGTAAACACGCAAAGAACCTTATGAAGACCGATGTAAAAGAAAAAGAAGACGGATTCCAGGTTGACATTGATCTGCCGGGATTTAAGAAAGATGAGATCCAGATTGAGTTGCACGATGGTACCGTAACCGTCAGTGCTGAGAAGGGTCTGGATAAAGACGAGCAGGATAAGGATGGCAAATATATCCGCCGTGAGCGTTATGCCGGTGGTATGAGCCGAAGCTTCTATGTCGGAGAACATATTACAGAAGCCGATATCCATCCGAAATATGAGAACGGTATTCTTTCCTTCTTTGTTCCGAAGGCAAAAGAACAGGCCGTCGAAGAGAAAAAGCATTATATTTCCATTGAAGGATAA